In the genome of Triticum urartu cultivar G1812 chromosome 5, Tu2.1, whole genome shotgun sequence, one region contains:
- the LOC125511224 gene encoding ras-related protein Rab11C isoform X1 — MAHRVDNEYDYLFKIVLIGDSGVGKSNILSRFTRNEFCLESKSTIGVEFATRTLQVEGKTIKAQIWDTAGQERYRAITSAYYRGAVGALLVYDITKKLSFENINRWLSELRNHADSNIVIMMVGNKSDLNHLRSVQEEEGQALAEKEGLSFLETSALEALNVEKAFQTILSDIHQIISKKALAAQEAAGSGPPTQGTTINVADSSGNTKKGCCST; from the exons ATGGCGCACCGGGTGGACAACGAGTACGACTACCTCTTCAAGATCGTGCTCATCGGCGACTCCGGCGTCGGCAAGTCCAACATCCTCTCCCGCTTCACCCGCAACGAGTTCTGCCTCGAGTCCAAGTCCACCATCGGCGTCGAGTTCGCCACCCGCACCCTCCAG GTAGAAGGCAAGACCATTAAAGCTCAGATATGGGATACTGCTGGCCAAGAGAGGTACCGTGCAATCACAAGTGCTTACTACAGGGGAGCTGTGGGAGCTCTTTTGGTGTATGACATAACAAAGAAGCTATCATTTGAAAACATCAATAGGTGGCTTAGTGAGCTCCGTAACCATGCTGACTCCAACATTGTCATCATGATGGTTGGAAACAAATCCGACCTTAACCACCTGAGGTCAGTTCAAGAGGAAGAAGGGCAGGCATTAGCAGAGAAGGAAGGGCTATCCTTCCTTGAGACCTCGGCACTGGAAGCCTTGAACGTCGAGAAGGCGTTTCAGACTATCCTTTCCGACATCCATCAGATCATAAGCAAGAAGGCGCTCGCTGCCCAGGAGGCTGCAGGAAGTGGACCTCCGACTCAAGGAACCACCATCAATGTTGCCGATTCATCTGGCAACACAAAGAAAGGGTGCTGTTCTACCTAG
- the LOC125511224 gene encoding ras-related protein RABA2b isoform X2 codes for MAHRVDNEYDYLFKIVLIGDSGVGKSNILSRFTRNEFCLESKSTIGVEFATRTLQVEGKTIKAQIWDTAGQERWLSELRNHADSNIVIMMVGNKSDLNHLRSVQEEEGQALAEKEGLSFLETSALEALNVEKAFQTILSDIHQIISKKALAAQEAAGSGPPTQGTTINVADSSGNTKKGCCST; via the exons ATGGCGCACCGGGTGGACAACGAGTACGACTACCTCTTCAAGATCGTGCTCATCGGCGACTCCGGCGTCGGCAAGTCCAACATCCTCTCCCGCTTCACCCGCAACGAGTTCTGCCTCGAGTCCAAGTCCACCATCGGCGTCGAGTTCGCCACCCGCACCCTCCAG GTAGAAGGCAAGACCATTAAAGCTCAGATATGGGATACTGCTGGCCAAGAGAG GTGGCTTAGTGAGCTCCGTAACCATGCTGACTCCAACATTGTCATCATGATGGTTGGAAACAAATCCGACCTTAACCACCTGAGGTCAGTTCAAGAGGAAGAAGGGCAGGCATTAGCAGAGAAGGAAGGGCTATCCTTCCTTGAGACCTCGGCACTGGAAGCCTTGAACGTCGAGAAGGCGTTTCAGACTATCCTTTCCGACATCCATCAGATCATAAGCAAGAAGGCGCTCGCTGCCCAGGAGGCTGCAGGAAGTGGACCTCCGACTCAAGGAACCACCATCAATGTTGCCGATTCATCTGGCAACACAAAGAAAGGGTGCTGTTCTACCTAG